One Thermoanaerobacterales bacterium genomic region harbors:
- a CDS encoding DUF3231 family protein codes for MSTLLSGILGKHPAEELTAGEAQVLWEDLVVRYDVLELSEFFRSCAEDSEFKLLLTRGCEGTLKSQITELEQLLQKYKIALPDRPPKMNTDGGAVKEAVRDELIFRTILRGMQDCMDMHARALRAVVNDGLRNLFMGHLTDELKMYDNWVKYGKVKGWIKAPPAYRH; via the coding sequence GTGTCGACGTTGTTATCGGGTATTCTGGGGAAACATCCCGCCGAGGAACTCACCGCCGGCGAGGCGCAGGTGCTCTGGGAGGACCTCGTCGTACGCTACGATGTCCTGGAACTCTCCGAGTTCTTTAGGAGTTGCGCCGAGGACAGCGAGTTCAAGCTCCTGCTGACGCGTGGGTGCGAGGGGACGCTTAAGTCCCAGATCACCGAGCTGGAACAGCTGTTGCAGAAATACAAGATCGCCCTGCCGGACCGCCCGCCGAAGATGAACACCGACGGCGGCGCCGTCAAGGAAGCGGTCCGCGACGAACTGATCTTCCGTACCATCCTGCGCGGGATGCAGGACTGCATGGACATGCACGCGCGGGCGCTACGGGCGGTCGTCAACGACGGCCTGCGCAACCTTTTTATGGGGCACCTGACCGACGAGCTGAAGATGTATGACAACTGGGTCAAGTACGGTAAGGTCAAGGGCTGGATCAAGGCCCCGCCGGCCTACCGGCACTAG
- a CDS encoding energy-coupling factor ABC transporter permease → MEGFLPIGHALAWTAASAPFLAHGLYSIKKKAGAQPEARMLLGLSGAFTFVLSALKLPSVTGSCSHPTGTGLGTILFGPSVMSVIGCGVLLLQALLLAHGGITTLGANTFSMAVAGPFAAYGVFRLCQSLRVRFSIGVFLAACVGDLMTYATTSFQLALAFPDPVGGFAASLVKFGTIFAVTQVPLAVSEGLLTVLVFSALHIHNDKQVRDLSIGRR, encoded by the coding sequence ATGGAAGGGTTTCTGCCCATTGGTCACGCGTTGGCCTGGACTGCGGCCTCGGCGCCGTTTCTGGCTCACGGGCTGTATTCCATCAAGAAAAAAGCGGGCGCCCAACCCGAAGCAAGGATGCTTCTGGGGCTGTCGGGGGCATTTACTTTTGTCCTGTCAGCCCTCAAATTGCCTTCCGTTACCGGTAGTTGTTCACATCCCACGGGTACAGGCCTGGGCACAATCCTCTTCGGCCCCAGCGTAATGTCTGTCATCGGCTGCGGCGTATTGTTGCTGCAGGCATTGCTGCTGGCACACGGAGGTATTACCACACTTGGCGCCAATACTTTTTCAATGGCTGTGGCGGGACCGTTCGCGGCGTACGGTGTGTTCCGCCTGTGTCAGTCTTTGAGGGTTCGCTTTAGCATAGGGGTGTTTTTGGCTGCCTGCGTAGGGGATCTAATGACCTACGCGACTACTTCCTTTCAGCTTGCCCTGGCTTTTCCTGATCCCGTTGGCGGGTTTGCCGCTTCGCTGGTCAAGTTCGGAACGATTTTTGCCGTGACGCAGGTGCCTCTGGCCGTAAGCGAGGGGTTGCTTACCGTGTTGGTGTTCAGCGCTCTGCATATACACAATGACAAACAGGTGCGCGATTTGTCGATTGGGAGGCGTTAA
- a CDS encoding energy-coupling factor ABC transporter substrate-binding protein: MLLIVGVVLLSVLPFFLVAGTGDSKAEMFTGADGRAEEMIMEIRPDYKPWIKPIWEPPSGEIESLLFALQAALGAGFIGYYFGRRKARRNYID; encoded by the coding sequence ATGTTACTCATCGTTGGCGTTGTTTTGTTGTCTGTCTTGCCTTTCTTTCTCGTTGCCGGCACGGGCGATTCGAAAGCCGAAATGTTTACGGGCGCTGACGGACGGGCCGAAGAGATGATTATGGAAATCAGACCCGACTATAAGCCGTGGATCAAACCCATCTGGGAACCGCCCTCCGGTGAAATAGAGAGCTTGCTGTTTGCTTTGCAGGCAGCTTTAGGGGCTGGTTTTATCGGATACTACTTCGGCCGCAGGAAGGCCCGGAGGAATTACATTGATTGA
- the cbiQ gene encoding cobalt ECF transporter T component CbiQ, producing MIDRYAYASPLAMRPAAEKVVSVLPVLLACFVARSFWIPLLAFGFITLLTLGVARTPWQVYLRVMLVPAFFILAGLPAVALSVTTECPSGGYWLTVCGIHLGFTSAGLSQARDILTRTLGAVSCMCFLALSTPMPDLIGFLRRCRVPALFLDLLALIYRFVFVLLETGLAMQRAQALRLGYITPGTGFRSAGCLFANLFMRAQHRAHSLYVALSTRGYEGRLDVVEKPYRLSVCNVALSAVTGGWLLVLAVVTRG from the coding sequence TTGATTGACCGGTATGCCTATGCCAGTCCCCTGGCGATGAGACCCGCGGCGGAAAAGGTAGTCTCTGTGTTGCCGGTCCTTCTTGCCTGTTTCGTGGCGCGCTCTTTCTGGATACCCTTGCTGGCGTTCGGCTTTATAACGCTGTTGACGCTGGGTGTCGCCCGCACTCCGTGGCAGGTGTACCTGCGTGTCATGCTGGTACCGGCCTTCTTTATACTGGCCGGTTTACCGGCGGTGGCGCTGTCGGTTACCACCGAATGTCCTTCCGGAGGATACTGGCTGACCGTTTGCGGTATTCATTTGGGCTTTACTTCAGCGGGGTTGTCCCAGGCGCGTGATATTCTGACTCGTACCCTGGGTGCTGTCTCCTGTATGTGCTTTCTTGCCTTGTCTACACCGATGCCCGACCTTATCGGTTTCCTGCGGCGCTGCCGGGTGCCGGCCCTGTTCCTGGACCTGCTGGCCCTTATTTATCGCTTTGTGTTTGTTCTCCTGGAGACCGGGCTGGCGATGCAGAGGGCGCAGGCACTTCGCCTGGGTTACATCACGCCGGGGACCGGCTTCCGCTCGGCGGGCTGCCTGTTCGCCAACCTCTTCATGCGGGCGCAGCATCGCGCCCATAGCCTGTATGTGGCCCTTTCCACCAGGGGCTACGAAGGTCGCCTGGATGTGGTGGAAAAGCCGTACCGCCTGTCTGTATGCAATGTGGCGTTATCGGCAGTGACGGGCGGGTGGCTGCTTGTGCTGGCTGTGGTGACCAGGGGTTAG
- a CDS encoding precorrin-8X methylmutase, whose product MDDAIFEMRGVTYRYPDGTPALRGVSAALRRGQRIAVLGANGAGKTTLFLHLVGVHRPNEGSVHFRGRPLSYGHRALQSLRRRVGMVFQDPDAQLFSANVYQDVSFGPLNLGLPEAEVRRRVEQALATAGIAGLAERPTHALSHGEKKRAALAGVLAMEPEVLIFDEPTAGLDPRGASEMIELLRRLRAGGKTVLFSTHDVDLAYTAADWCLVLARGRVIGQGAPTEVFRDQALLAAAGLATPWLLDLFEEARRRGWVAEGGKPPLHRGDLFKILEAGFGAGKTPPGGSVGVAAPGIAGDDETGNMLPPPEVAFRESRVYALYERPVSGDEIEAESLRRIEAEAPPHSYRPEEWSVVRRLVHTTADFGLVGMVRFAPGAVEAGIKALKRGAPVFTDANMVRAGISQTRLRRACPAYTPEHIHCLIAHPAVIAEARAAGLPRSLFAVRRARPILEGGIALIGNSPVALLELNRMIREGEASPALVVAMPVGFVHVEESKQELMELGVPYICLAGRRGGSTLAVAALHALAVLAAGDQRPTTDH is encoded by the coding sequence GTGGACGACGCGATTTTTGAAATGCGGGGAGTAACCTACCGCTATCCGGATGGCACGCCCGCGTTGCGGGGAGTCAGCGCGGCGCTGCGCCGGGGACAGAGAATCGCCGTTCTGGGCGCCAACGGAGCGGGCAAGACGACGCTCTTCCTGCACCTGGTAGGCGTACACAGGCCGAACGAGGGAAGCGTGCATTTTCGCGGCCGGCCCCTGTCTTACGGCCACCGCGCCTTGCAGTCTTTGCGGCGCCGGGTGGGGATGGTTTTCCAGGACCCCGACGCCCAGTTGTTCTCGGCCAATGTTTACCAGGACGTTTCCTTCGGTCCTCTTAACCTCGGTCTTCCGGAGGCCGAAGTGCGCCGGCGTGTTGAACAAGCACTTGCTACGGCAGGCATCGCCGGTCTGGCCGAACGTCCCACGCACGCGCTGTCTCACGGGGAAAAGAAACGGGCGGCGTTGGCGGGGGTGCTGGCTATGGAGCCGGAGGTCCTGATCTTTGACGAGCCCACGGCCGGGCTTGACCCGCGGGGGGCTTCGGAGATGATAGAACTCCTGCGCCGCCTCCGGGCGGGGGGAAAGACCGTGCTTTTCTCCACCCACGACGTTGATCTCGCCTATACCGCCGCCGACTGGTGCCTGGTGCTTGCCCGGGGTCGGGTCATCGGGCAGGGGGCGCCGACAGAGGTTTTTAGGGATCAGGCCCTTCTTGCCGCCGCCGGCCTGGCCACACCCTGGCTGTTGGACCTTTTTGAGGAGGCCCGCCGCAGGGGCTGGGTGGCTGAAGGCGGGAAGCCCCCGTTGCACCGAGGAGACCTTTTTAAGATTCTGGAGGCCGGCTTCGGCGCCGGGAAGACGCCGCCGGGAGGAAGCGTGGGCGTTGCGGCGCCCGGAATCGCCGGGGACGACGAAACGGGGAACATGCTGCCGCCGCCGGAGGTTGCTTTCCGGGAGAGCAGGGTTTATGCGCTCTACGAACGGCCGGTGTCGGGGGATGAAATCGAGGCCGAGTCCCTCCGCCGGATTGAGGCCGAAGCGCCGCCTCACAGTTACAGGCCCGAAGAATGGAGCGTGGTCCGGCGGCTCGTCCATACCACGGCGGACTTCGGCCTGGTAGGAATGGTGCGCTTCGCGCCGGGAGCCGTCGAGGCCGGGATAAAGGCACTGAAGCGGGGCGCCCCTGTTTTTACCGACGCCAATATGGTCAGGGCGGGGATTTCCCAAACCAGGCTCCGGCGGGCGTGTCCCGCTTATACACCGGAACACATTCACTGCCTGATCGCCCATCCGGCCGTCATTGCCGAGGCCCGGGCCGCCGGCCTGCCGCGCTCGCTCTTCGCGGTGCGAAGGGCCCGCCCCATCCTCGAGGGGGGCATCGCGCTCATAGGCAATTCGCCGGTGGCCCTCCTGGAACTGAACAGGATGATCCGGGAAGGAGAGGCCAGCCCGGCTCTGGTCGTGGCGATGCCGGTGGGTTTCGTCCACGTGGAGGAGAGCAAGCAGGAACTGATGGAACTGGGTGTGCCCTATATCTGCCTGGCCGGCCGGCGGGGAGGAAGCACCCTGGCGGTGGCGGCGCTGCACGCTTTAGCCGTCCTGGCCGCCGGCGATCAACGACCGACTACCGACCACTGA
- a CDS encoding CbiX/SirB N-terminal domain-containing protein encodes MRALILLGHGSRVPEAAREMEILVGMLREITGIPLVRVCFLSRLGPHLPETLAACAADGAREIIVIPYFLHTGLHILVDIPRELQKLAADYPGVKIVYGRHLGCDPVFADILARRVQESLTLPDVREIRVPDRSRYPVPPGQGEFVEVLPDFCACGGIEQR; translated from the coding sequence ATGCGTGCGTTAATTCTGCTGGGGCACGGAAGCCGCGTGCCCGAAGCGGCCAGGGAAATGGAGATTCTGGTCGGGATGCTGCGGGAGATCACCGGGATCCCGCTGGTGCGGGTCTGTTTTCTCTCCCGCTTGGGACCGCACCTGCCCGAGACCCTGGCGGCCTGTGCCGCTGACGGCGCCAGGGAGATTATCGTCATCCCCTACTTCCTGCACACCGGGCTGCACATCCTGGTCGATATTCCGCGCGAGCTGCAGAAGCTGGCGGCGGACTACCCGGGTGTAAAAATCGTCTACGGGCGTCATCTGGGCTGCGACCCGGTCTTCGCGGACATCCTGGCCCGCCGCGTGCAGGAGTCCTTGACCCTGCCCGACGTGCGGGAGATCAGGGTACCCGACCGCTCCCGGTACCCGGTGCCGCCCGGGCAGGGCGAGTTCGTGGAAGTGCTTCCGGATTTTTGCGCCTGCGGAGGTATTGAACAGCGTTGA
- the cbiD gene encoding cobalt-precorrin-5B (C(1))-methyltransferase CbiD translates to MTGGKGARKRDHCGKNSLRRGYTTGTCAALAARGAALWLLEGRFPETVTILLPGGEPVTMPVHAVYRDTSAAECYVIKDAGDDPDVTNGMAVHARVEPAAFPGVVIDGGQGVGRVTKPGLPVAVGEAAINPVPRAMIAGALADLVPPGGGWRVAVSVPGGAGISGRTFNPRLGITGGISILGTTGYVEPRSLDALRRSLPPLLDILHAAGCREVCLVPGNIGRRAARRLLPPPAEEQIVEVSDFLGFMLDEASRRGFTRIVLVGHPGKLAKVLNGDWQTHAKYARPANGAVIEFCAAAGLPENLLRRLRELPTVEAIQQVLLNEGYGRLLGMLAGTIRVLVRERLGPEPYVAVHLCDLQGNIVGEAL, encoded by the coding sequence TTGACGGGCGGGAAAGGGGCGCGAAAACGGGACCACTGCGGCAAGAACAGCCTGAGACGTGGCTACACGACCGGAACGTGTGCTGCACTAGCGGCGCGGGGCGCCGCCCTCTGGCTGCTTGAGGGGCGTTTCCCTGAAACGGTCACGATCCTTCTGCCCGGAGGTGAACCCGTAACCATGCCGGTGCATGCAGTCTACCGTGACACGTCTGCCGCCGAGTGTTACGTGATTAAGGATGCGGGCGACGACCCCGATGTAACCAACGGGATGGCCGTGCACGCCCGCGTCGAACCTGCCGCGTTTCCGGGCGTTGTCATCGATGGAGGACAGGGCGTCGGTCGCGTTACCAAACCCGGCCTTCCCGTCGCGGTGGGAGAGGCGGCCATTAACCCCGTGCCGCGGGCGATGATCGCCGGCGCGCTGGCCGACCTTGTGCCTCCCGGCGGGGGCTGGAGGGTTGCCGTTTCCGTTCCCGGAGGAGCCGGGATCTCCGGGCGTACCTTCAACCCGCGGCTGGGTATCACCGGCGGGATTTCGATTCTCGGCACCACCGGCTATGTCGAGCCGCGCAGCCTTGACGCCCTGCGGCGTTCGCTCCCGCCGCTCCTGGACATCCTTCATGCCGCCGGATGCCGGGAGGTCTGTCTGGTCCCGGGCAATATCGGCCGACGGGCGGCACGGCGCTTGCTGCCGCCGCCCGCGGAGGAGCAGATCGTGGAGGTCAGCGATTTCCTGGGCTTTATGCTGGACGAAGCATCCCGGCGGGGCTTTACCCGGATCGTCCTCGTCGGGCACCCGGGTAAACTGGCCAAGGTCCTGAACGGGGACTGGCAGACGCACGCCAAGTACGCCCGGCCGGCCAACGGCGCCGTTATCGAATTTTGCGCCGCCGCCGGTCTGCCGGAAAACCTCCTCCGGCGTTTAAGGGAACTGCCGACGGTGGAAGCGATTCAGCAGGTGCTGCTTAATGAAGGGTACGGCCGTTTGCTGGGGATGCTGGCGGGCACGATCAGGGTTTTGGTGCGGGAAAGGCTGGGGCCGGAGCCTTACGTGGCGGTGCACCTCTGCGACCTGCAGGGGAACATTGTGGGGGAAGCGCTGTGA
- the cbiE gene encoding precorrin-6y C5,15-methyltransferase (decarboxylating) subunit CbiE produces the protein MKPERGRLTIVGCGPGGAEYLTRQALSAVAGAEVLCGPRFLLDLFPEAGAERVVTGAGARQVAGLVRSRMEEGSRVVLLVTGDPGLHSLAGPVTRLLGRERVQVVPGISSLQLAFARLGLPWENARIFSLHGVSGEEARLVLGALAAVSTAAVLCSPVWTPGKILGALRDTAGQREVHVFWDLGRPTEGRMTGTVDELAGRFEGSGRSVLVLTEAEESDE, from the coding sequence GTGAAACCGGAACGAGGGAGACTGACCATTGTCGGCTGCGGGCCGGGCGGGGCGGAGTATTTGACGCGGCAGGCGCTTTCGGCGGTAGCCGGGGCCGAAGTGCTCTGCGGCCCCCGGTTCCTGCTCGACCTCTTCCCGGAGGCCGGGGCCGAGCGGGTGGTGACAGGAGCCGGCGCCCGCCAGGTGGCCGGCCTGGTCAGATCCCGTATGGAGGAAGGAAGCCGCGTGGTGCTCCTGGTGACGGGGGACCCCGGCCTGCACAGCCTGGCCGGTCCGGTGACGCGCCTTCTCGGCCGGGAAAGGGTGCAGGTCGTTCCCGGGATCAGTTCGCTGCAGTTGGCTTTCGCGCGCCTGGGCCTTCCCTGGGAAAATGCCCGGATCTTCAGCCTGCACGGTGTCTCCGGGGAAGAGGCGCGGCTTGTCTTAGGCGCTCTGGCTGCTGTGTCGACCGCCGCCGTACTTTGTTCGCCGGTCTGGACACCCGGGAAAATCCTTGGCGCCCTTCGGGATACGGCAGGACAACGCGAAGTACACGTCTTCTGGGACTTGGGGCGACCTACGGAAGGGCGCATGACCGGGACGGTCGATGAACTGGCCGGGCGTTTTGAGGGTTCCGGTCGAAGCGTACTGGTTTTGACGGAGGCGGAGGAGAGTGATGAGTGA
- the cobI gene encoding precorrin-2 C(20)-methyltransferase: MSETQGSFWGIGLGPGDPELMSLKAKRLIEEADCVVVPKSSLAGESLALDIARPFIGQKPVLEFEFPMRRDERELIPYWAAAAEEIAGRVRRGEKVVFLTLGDCLTYSTYCYVLRELRQRLSPELIRSVPGITSFAAAASAANFPLGEKDERIAVVPVPRGDLAPVRQALEEFETVVLMKVAKQLPAVINLLREMGLDRHAVFISRVSQPEEYLTSDLQSLPEGEHGYLSVILVRKKGGRAS, encoded by the coding sequence ATGAGTGAAACGCAGGGATCATTCTGGGGCATCGGGCTCGGTCCCGGGGACCCGGAGCTGATGTCGCTGAAAGCGAAACGCCTTATCGAGGAAGCGGACTGCGTGGTCGTGCCCAAGTCCAGCCTGGCCGGGGAGAGCCTGGCCCTGGATATCGCCCGCCCGTTTATTGGTCAAAAACCCGTGCTTGAATTCGAGTTCCCCATGCGCCGTGACGAGCGGGAACTGATCCCTTACTGGGCGGCGGCGGCCGAGGAAATCGCCGGCCGTGTCCGGCGGGGGGAGAAGGTGGTCTTCCTGACGCTGGGAGATTGCCTTACTTACAGTACCTACTGCTACGTCCTGCGGGAATTGCGGCAAAGGCTTTCGCCGGAGCTGATCCGCTCGGTGCCGGGCATTACCAGTTTTGCCGCTGCGGCATCGGCCGCAAACTTCCCCCTGGGTGAAAAGGACGAGCGGATCGCGGTGGTGCCGGTGCCCCGCGGCGACCTGGCGCCCGTGCGTCAAGCCCTCGAAGAATTTGAGACGGTGGTGCTGATGAAGGTGGCCAAGCAACTGCCTGCCGTAATCAACCTCTTGCGCGAAATGGGCCTGGACAGGCACGCCGTCTTTATCAGCCGCGTTTCCCAGCCGGAGGAGTACCTTACGTCCGACCTGCAGTCCCTGCCGGAGGGCGAACACGGCTACCTGTCGGTGATCCTGGTGCGCAAAAAAGGAGGACGTGCGTCTTGA
- the cobM gene encoding precorrin-4 C(11)-methyltransferase, whose protein sequence is MTVYFIGAGPGDPELITVRGKRLLERCPVVIYAGSLVNPEILNWARADAEKHDASRLDLEAQMAVIAEAAGAGRDVARLHTGDPLLYGALAEQVRALERLGVSYEVVPGVSACFAAAALLGKEYTLPGGSQTLILTRRAGRTPVPESESLPRLAAARASLALYLSAADADGVQADLLPAYGADCPAAVVYRATWPDQRVIRCRLADLAATVRESGVKRHALILVGSFLGRDGGTSYLYSKERLRGEG, encoded by the coding sequence TTGACCGTTTATTTCATCGGCGCCGGACCGGGGGACCCCGAACTGATCACGGTGCGGGGCAAGCGCCTTCTGGAACGCTGCCCGGTGGTCATCTACGCGGGCAGCCTGGTCAACCCGGAAATCCTGAATTGGGCGCGGGCCGACGCGGAGAAGCACGACGCCAGCCGGCTCGACCTGGAGGCGCAGATGGCCGTCATCGCCGAAGCCGCGGGTGCGGGACGGGACGTCGCCCGGCTGCACACCGGGGATCCCTTGCTTTACGGGGCCCTCGCCGAACAGGTACGCGCCCTGGAGCGCCTGGGCGTTTCCTATGAGGTCGTGCCGGGAGTCAGCGCCTGTTTTGCGGCGGCCGCCTTGCTGGGGAAGGAATACACCCTCCCCGGAGGCTCGCAGACCCTGATCCTGACGCGCCGTGCGGGGCGGACGCCGGTACCGGAAAGCGAAAGCCTGCCGCGGCTGGCGGCGGCCCGGGCCAGCCTGGCGCTGTACCTGAGCGCCGCCGACGCGGACGGGGTGCAGGCCGACCTGCTCCCCGCCTACGGTGCCGACTGCCCGGCGGCCGTGGTTTACCGGGCCACCTGGCCCGACCAGCGGGTTATCCGCTGCCGCCTCGCGGATCTGGCCGCAACCGTCCGGGAGTCGGGGGTGAAGCGGCATGCCCTGATCCTGGTCGGGTCCTTCCTGGGGCGGGACGGCGGGACGAGCTATCTTTACTCGAAGGAGCGCCTGCGAGGTGAAGGATAA